Within Bactrocera oleae isolate idBacOlea1 chromosome 6, idBacOlea1, whole genome shotgun sequence, the genomic segment gttttgtatatgtatagtgGCACAGAAACGGCACTGGTTTCTggacaaacgcaaaaataaggAATAAAATTCTAGGATTCGAGTCTTATAACAAGTTCGAGGCCCTAAGTAAAATCTTTGGAGCAATAAAAGATAATAGCGAGTGGCGTATAAGATGGAACGATGAGCTAGCTATACCAGATTTTAAAAGGTGAAAATGTCATACGCTTCATCAAAGCCCAGCGACTAAGATGGATCGGTCATGTAAGAGAAAGGACAACAAGAGAGCACAGAGGAAAATTATAGAGGCCACAACATTCACCACTATAGCAAGGGGAAGACCGCGATCAAGATCGATTGACGAACTCGAGAAAGGTATGAAGAAGTTCggtatacaaaattataaagaaaccGCAAATGACAGAGATGTTTGGAGGGATCTTAGTGCATAGGATTATACGACATTTTCTAAGTATCAAGTAGTCATATACGTATTCCAAGGCAAAACCTtggtagaaaaatatatactcgtatatgattGATCAGCTATAGTGGACTAGTTCGcgcatatacagacggacagacagacggggaTATATGTACTCTAtaaggtctccaacgtttccttttgggtgtaacaatcatcatggcaaacttaatataccctgttcaaagtATAAAAACCGCTGAAACCCTTCTTAATGGTACTTATTTCTCAGACAATTTTGTAGTTTTAAGGAAAAGCCTATTCATGACCATAGTatcctatttttttaaatggaaaatttataGAATATTCTACCACGTGCTTGCATCTAAATGTTGCTTGGTCCTAATACACCTACATTTTTCAGCCACAGTATTAAAACTGATTCGACTGCAATAAAATTGTTCCATGACGATCGTAGCAATGCAGGGTAAAACTAGGACCGATTTGTTAGACTATTATTTGGATTGTTCGGTTAGAATATTGATATCCGTTAAAATTTTCAGTCAAAGAACACTAGACTGGTTCAGATGCCTGTCAACACTGGATTTTCTATGAACTGTAAAGCTGATGACCTTGCTAGGACTGGTACTTCAGCCTCATTAACTACGGAATGGGAACGTGTAGGAGCTAGACTATTAAGCCTCAAACCAGTTCAGCAAGCGTTGGTAAACTACCAGCAACTGTGCAGTCGCTAGGTTCTTCCGGTCCAGGGTAAATCGTTAGGGGtctaactggacactgtccgATCGGTATTCATGCAGTAATATTGAACATCTTACCGGATGCCAGGGGAATTGGCTGTTTGGAGGAAGATGAGATAGAATCATCATCAACACTTCCTCCTTGAATATCCCGCTTTTGTCAGATCAATGCTAAAACACCTACTTTTAGATGTCCAGGTGAAATAGCGGAAATAAAACATctaagcagatttgtgataAGTTTAAAGCATTTTTGACAAAAGCTGATATTTAACTGCCGTAGTGTTTGATATGGGTTCACAAAGAACTGTACATAACCGTCTAAGTCTGATCCTCCATCTTGCTGAGGCAAGTGTCAATCAAAATAATGAATGAAACTTCTTTTTCTTTCTCAAAAGACATCAGTCATAAAATTTCCTTAGTCATTACGGCTACACATTTTTAATACTCAAGCTACAATTTGTACACGGGATGCGTCATACAACCGCCTTAGCCACTTGTTCATACATATGTTCcccataaatgaaaatttaatttaccttATGTTCTTAGGTATcatgtttattaatttataagtgaACTAGAATCGGTGTGTGTGATTCTTGTCgggaaatttacaaatttgaaaaCAGGAAGTAAGTATTTTAAGAAACTTATTTAGCAATATctattatttgaatatatttctgTAATAAGCGCTCTTAGGTCCGCCGAAACTTCTACGTTGGACAGACATATGTAGAGCTACATCTTTTTGTAGTCGGATTAAAATAGCTCCTACAAGTATACTCCTGAGCAATCCAATTAGCCCCAGGCTTCGAGCAGACGATGTATCTGAAATTTCATTATATCACTGAagttgtaaatttataaatattcaagcTGCTTACTTTCTACAAGTATTATCATCGGGTGCGGCAATGGTTTCCACCACGCCGTGTTCCTCGCATATTTCCTCAAGAGTAAGTGTGCGCGCAGTACTTGGATCTGATGTTGTTGAAGTACTCTGAACGGGACACGTATGTGTTGTGGAGCAAAATTTCAAAGTGGGATTAAACCATTGATTCGCTGGACATGTATTTACGACTGCTTTCCAAACATTATTAGTTTCGCTACATTGAATAgacctgaaattttgaaatttatttgcatgCATCAAATAAGAAGAGATTAAAAATGCTTACACTTTACATGTAAGATCACCAGGATATGCTATGGTATCCGACGCGCCATAATTTTCGCAAATTTCCTCAGGTGTAAGGACGTGTTCAGTGGTAGTAGTCGGATTCAGAGTTGTTGTAGTGTTAGGTACCAGAATAGTTGGAgttggcgttgttgttggtAAATTTGTAGTGTTTGGATCTGGTGTAGAGGTTTTTGTTGAAGTACTCTGAGTGAGACACGTATATGTTGTGGTACAAAACTTTAAAGTAGGATCAAACCACTGATTCGCAGGACATGTATTTACTACTGCTTTCCATACTTTATTGGTTTCGCTACATTGAATAgacctgaaattttgaaatttatttgcatatatcaAATAAGAAAAGATTAAAATTGCTTACACTTTACACGTAAGATCACCAGGATATGCTATGGTACCGGATGCGTCATGATTTTCGCAAATTTCCTCAGGTGTAAGAACGTGTTCAGTGGTTGTAGTCGAATCCAGAGTTGTTGTAGTCATAGGTACAGGAGTTATTGTTGTGGTAGATACAGGAGTTGTTGTGGTTGTGAGTACAGGAGTTGTTGTAGTGGTAGATACAGGAGTTGTTGTGGTGGTGGGTACAGGGGTTGTTGTTGGTACagaagttgttgttgtggtagatACAGGAGTTGTTGTAATTGTGGCTACTggacttgttgttgttggaacTGTTGGTGTGGTTGTTGAAGTAGTGGTAGTCGAGCTCAGCGTACTAGTTGTTACTGCTGGCGTCGAAGTTGTCCATTGACTTTGTCTGCAACTTGGCTGAGgattgaaacaaaaattaaataactcaATACAATTCAGTCAATACCATTTGATcatgtatggaaattttttcttataaactCTTATAGTATTATACCGCAGATTTTGTCGCGGCTGTGCAAAATCCACTTTCCGCATTCAAATCGCAGACAGTGCCTGCTGGACAGTAAGAAAGCGACTCATAATGTGGCACATCATCGCCAAAACAGAACGCAATTGTCGTTTGGTTAAGGCATGCATACAAATTGCCCCTAGATGCGCAAATGCCACATTGAGACGATCCGTCGTCAGTTGAATTAGTGCAACTAGCAACTGACGAATTTCTAGGATAACATACAAACACATcgcttgtacatatataatctgTGGGGCATGTGACGAAATTCATTGTTGGTTgatctgaatttcaattaaaacagTGACAGTTAGTATTCAAATTAGTTACTACAATAGAGGAATGCAAAAAAAACTTACCATTAAGGCAGAGCGAATAGACCGTCTCACTGTGACAAGCTACAGGATTATTAGAGTTGCACTTATCACACTCGCCATATACACTTCCAAACGCGAGTGCCTAGCAAAAAACAGAATATGCATCGAATTTCCTCAGGACCCCATTGATCTTACTTACCACAAGAAATAGAGTGACTTCACTTATTCGCTTCATTTACTTAGCTCTAACTGCAAATGCTGACTGAATCTGCAGCGCCGATTTAGTAAACTTAAAAGTCGATAAAGCCAATGTCAACGGGAAATGGCTGACAACAACACATGGAAAACCTATAGACATGTAAAAagtcatatgtatatacttatatttgtatGGGCTCAATAACAGTTCGTTATACGGAAACCCTACCTCATTAGTTTATTATCTGCCCAAaatcattatgtttacttttGCTGACATAAAACTTAAGATCCCAAAAACATTAGCTGCATAGATCATACAGATATTCAAAggaggtatatatgtatgtatgtaaaacagCATGTAGAACAATAATAAATGCTATATAAATAATGCTTATTGCggaacaaaatatttgttattaaatcTTTTATCGagactttaaaaatttacagtCGTTGTACCGGAAGATTAGATAATTCACTGTAATTGGGCACACATGTATGTGGCGTTGCCGTTCTGCTGCAATTGAATTCTAAATGATTGGTTTAAAACGAATAACTTCGTTGCAACACGAATTCGGTATGGCTACTTTATCGCTAGTCAAGCTCTATTGGATAGTAACTTaccttcaaaaaatat encodes:
- the LOC106616963 gene encoding integumentary mucin C.1; translated protein: MKRISEVTLFLVALAFGSVYGECDKCNSNNPVACHSETVYSLCLNDQPTMNFVTCPTDYICTSDVFVCYPRNSSVASCTNSTDDGSSQCGICASRGNLYACLNQTTIAFCFGDDVPHYESLSYCPAGTVCDLNAESGFCTAATKSAPSCRQSQWTTSTPAVTTSTLSSTTTTSTTTPTVPTTTSPVATITTTPVSTTTTTSVPTTTPVPTTTTTPVSTTTTTPVLTTTTTPVSTTTITPVPMTTTTLDSTTTTEHVLTPEEICENHDASGTIAYPGDLTCKVSIQCSETNKVWKAVVNTCPANQWFDPTLKFCTTTYTCLTQSTSTKTSTPDPNTTNLPTTTPTPTILVPNTTTTLNPTTTTEHVLTPEEICENYGASDTIAYPGDLTCKVSIQCSETNNVWKAVVNTCPANQWFNPTLKFCSTTHTCPVQSTSTTSDPSTARTLTLEEICEEHGVVETIAAPDDNTCRKYIVCSKPGANWIAQEYTCRSYFNPTTKRCSSTYVCPT